Proteins co-encoded in one Sebaldella sp. S0638 genomic window:
- a CDS encoding DUF4241 domain-containing protein — protein MRPTNEWMEIWKKKREVLSCPNDLNEYFELDEIAGQKLDRLSFGKVSLPSGEILVRDPLVYLNKDEEPYFEKVPAGEFEAVGAVILSEEDCARYAAVRVKFNENKAVRFGEALLGHEDISDLEEGEYFGFNVDAGLGTILDKETLIAFDEFFMNWHEENPEGNIYDDYFADIFSKNYKENPKYQREGGDWINWCVPGTNLHMPVFQSGFGDGTYPVYFGYDENDKICSLVIQFIDIKMAFEDED, from the coding sequence ATGAGACCAACAAATGAATGGATGGAAATATGGAAGAAAAAAAGAGAGGTTTTATCATGTCCAAATGATTTAAATGAATATTTTGAGCTGGATGAAATAGCCGGACAGAAGCTGGACAGACTTTCTTTCGGGAAAGTATCCTTGCCAAGCGGAGAAATTTTGGTAAGAGATCCTCTTGTGTATCTGAATAAAGATGAAGAGCCTTATTTTGAAAAAGTTCCCGCAGGAGAATTTGAAGCAGTAGGGGCAGTTATTTTATCAGAGGAAGACTGTGCAAGATATGCTGCTGTCAGAGTAAAGTTCAATGAAAATAAAGCTGTGAGATTCGGAGAAGCTCTATTGGGGCATGAAGATATAAGCGATCTTGAAGAAGGGGAGTATTTCGGTTTTAATGTAGATGCAGGATTGGGAACTATACTTGATAAAGAAACACTTATTGCTTTTGACGAATTTTTTATGAACTGGCATGAGGAAAATCCAGAAGGAAATATCTATGATGATTATTTTGCAGATATTTTCAGCAAAAATTATAAAGAAAACCCTAAATATCAGCGTGAGGGCGGAGACTGGATAAACTGGTGCGTACCTGGTACGAATCTTCATATGCCTGTATTTCAAAGCGGTTTCGGAGACGGAACTTATCCTGTTTATTTCGGTTATGATGAAAATGATAAGATATGTTCTCTGGTAATACAATTTATAGATATAAAAATGGCTTTCGAAGATGAAGATTAA
- a CDS encoding DKNYY domain-containing protein — MKKKLFILAGLFMFFQFGFSLSCFFPHYSFGEKKVTYIGLGEQVNVDKADIETFKDLDGVFGADKNYIYYLGKPLKNIDRNTFEVTG; from the coding sequence ATGAAAAAGAAGTTATTTATTTTAGCAGGATTATTTATGTTTTTTCAGTTTGGATTTTCTCTGAGCTGCTTTTTTCCGCATTATAGTTTTGGGGAAAAGAAAGTGACATATATAGGTTTGGGTGAACAGGTGAATGTGGACAAAGCTGATATCGAGACTTTTAAGGATCTGGACGGAGTATTTGGTGCAGATAAAAACTATATTTATTATCTGGGGAAACCGCTGAAAAACATAGACAGAAATACTTTTGAAGTTACGGGGTGA
- a CDS encoding pyridoxamine 5'-phosphate oxidase family protein: protein MDNIINILKSCPMVFAATADDDNRPNNRPVALAMEDKGTLFFSTSTETSLFRDLQKNPFISFTTMIDQQSWIQINAEIAFVEDMAIKEMIIANNPFLNQRFQTADNHIFKIFKLTAGTAKIYDRSGNAPRIIKF, encoded by the coding sequence ATGGATAATATAATAAATATACTAAAAAGTTGCCCTATGGTCTTTGCAGCAACAGCTGACGACGACAACAGACCAAATAACAGACCGGTTGCATTAGCAATGGAGGATAAAGGAACATTATTTTTTAGTACCTCCACAGAAACAAGTCTTTTCAGGGATTTGCAAAAAAATCCTTTTATATCTTTTACAACTATGATTGATCAACAATCATGGATACAGATAAATGCTGAAATAGCTTTTGTTGAGGATATGGCAATTAAAGAAATGATAATTGCGAATAATCCGTTTTTGAATCAGCGTTTCCAAACTGCTGATAATCACATTTTTAAAATTTTCAAATTAACAGCCGGAACTGCAAAAATTTATGATCGTTCGGGAAATGCTCCCAGAATTATAAAATTTTAA